The genome window GATTATCAGAGCTAAAATTGTGGAACTGGCCCTGGTGGATCACAAAATAATCCTGGAAAAAGAACCGCAATGAATGAATATATACGGAACAGGGTGACCATTCCTGTTCCGTAGTTTTTTACTGCCGAACATGAACTGCGTTATGTGCCTAAAGGTTGGACGAAGACGCATGGGGGTTATAAAAGGATTGAATAAAGTCATCTATGAAGACGATTTTGACTTGAGTGAAATCAACAGCCTTGAAGAATTGCAGAACATGGCCGGGAATTGTGCCAGGTGCGGCCTGCGGGGCGGGTGTTCCGGGGTGGTTTTTGGGGAAGGTAATCCGGAGGCCAGGTTAATGTTGATTGGAGAGGGACCGGGAGCGGATGAAGACCGGTTGGGCCGCCCTTTTGTGGGCAAAGCCGGGCAGCTATTGGACAAGATCCTGGCGGCTGTCGGCCTTGAGCGGTTTAAACACGTTTTTATCGCTAATGTGGTTAAGTGCAGGCCCCCCGGCAATAGGGCGCCGCGCCCGAATGAGGCTGAATCATGCCTCCCGTGGCTTTACCGCCAGATTGAACTGATATCCCCCAGGATCATTGTCCTGTTGGGCGGCACCGCTTTACAGAACCTGGTCGAACCCGACGCCAGGATCACTATTATGCGCGGGAAATGGCTGGTAAGCAAAAGCGGGATCAAAATCATGCCTACTTATCACCCGGCCGCGCTCCTAAGAGACACCAGCAAAAAACGCCCTGTATGGGAGGACTTTCAAAAAGTCAGGGATGAGTATTTAAAGTTGTAGGAGCTATTTTACCCGGGACGGCGGGCCAGGCCGTGACCCCTTCTTGTTTAGCTTGTTTTAACAACATCATATAATGCCTTTCTGCCGAGTTAATTTTAAAAATAACATAGTCGGAAAGTTCACCGTCAATATGATTCATTTCCTTTAATGCCTGCTGCCAATCCCGCCGGGCGCTTTCAATGACCGACATTAGGGTGGGTTCGCAGGGCATGTCCGCCCGTTTTTTTATAAGTCCTGAAATTTTCGCCGATAATAATTTTATCACAGACAAGATGTCCATCACCATCACCTCATTATATAAATATGCACATCGAGTGATAAATAGACGGCATGAGCAACAGTGTGATCAAAATAAACACCTGGTTGTCACTGAAAAACACAAATTACATTTGTAATTAATAAAGAATTTTAAATTGAGGGGTGTATTTATAACCCCGTGTGGGAGGGTTTTCAAAAAGTCAGGGATGAGTATTTGAGTTTATAGGGGCATGCGTGCCCGGCTTTATGGGCCAGGCTACAGCCCCTTCTTTTTTGGCCTGGTTTAATAGCGTCATGTAATGCTTTTCCGCTGTGTTTATTTTTAGGATAGCACTATCGACAAGATCACCTTCAGCGTAGTTGAATTCTTGCAGCGCCTGCTGCCAGTCCCGCCGCGCGCCGTCAACAGCCAGCGCCAGTTTGGACGCGTGGGAGCCATCCACCCGCATTCCCGTTAATCCGGCTATTCTCCCTGACAACAGTTTGACAACTGATTTAATATTCATCGGTGTCACCTCATTGTATAAATATGTTTACCCTATTGCAAATAAAACTTCAGCCCCGTAGTCATTATTCACGACATTCAATATTTCAGCATTTTTTACGCATAATAACTTTTAATAAAAATACGGGGTGAAGGCTGTGGGTGACTATAAAATTAAGTATAAATATTTCCCGCTGGTTATCATCATGACAATGGTGCTGACCTTTTTATGTGGTTGCGGCGGGCAAGGACAAGCCCAGAAGAAACCGGTGAGTAATAACGGGAACCGGCAGGAAGTAAAAATTGCGGTAAGTCTGGCTGATCTGGAGAGGGATGGAAATCAAATTTTTAAGAGGACTATGTCCGGGCGCCAAGGGCAAGGCGGACAGAGCGGCGGCCAAAATGATCAGGGCGGCCAGCAGGGTAAGCAAGACCAAAGCCAAAACCAGCAGGCCGGTGAGATGGTGGTGCCGGTGCAAGCCGGCGGTGGGCAGGGCGGTCAGGGAAGCCAGGGCGGTCAAGGCCAGCAAGTGAACATTACCTGGCTCGACGCGAAAAATGATTCTGCCAAGCAAGAAAAGGATCTTGATGATCTGATCAAGCAAAAAGTCAGAGTAGTGATTCTACAACTGGTAGATCCTTCTGCCGGACCCAGACTGGTGCGCAAGCTGGCTCAGGCCAACATCAAAGTGATCGCCCTGGAAACGCTGCCCGCCAATTCTCCGTTGGATGGTTACATCGCCTCAGATCACGCCAGAACCGGGGAACTACAATCCCGCTACCTTCTCAGCGCGGCCCAAGGCCGGTCCGCGCCGCTGAAAGCAGTGGTTTTGCAGGGTGATAAAAACGACCAGGCATCCCGGGAGATTACTTCATCATTGCTGGAAAATCTGAAAGATCAAGCGCAGGTGCAGGTGGTGTTGGTAAAGGACCATCCCGCCGGTGATCCGCAAATGGCCAAAACTACCCTTGAGCAAGCGTTGACGTCCACAAACAACCAAATTGACGCAATTCTTATTACCGATGACCGCATGGGTACGGGAGTGGCAGAGGTGTTGAAAAACCGGGGTTTGAGCAAGCGGATTGTAACTATCGGCGCCGGGGCCGGCAAACAGGCTTCCCAGGCGCTGGCGGCGGGGGAGCATGACGCTGAAGTGGATGTCATGCCCGAACTGATGGCCCAGTATGCTTATGACGCGGCGGTGGGGCTGGCTACCACCGGGCACTGGCAGTATGATAAACAGATCAGAAACGGCGATTTTGACGTGCCTGCCAGGATTACCCCGGTGCGTTTGATTACCAGGAATGAATCATATCTTCTTGAACAGCGCTGGGGCAAGCCGGCGGCGGGACAGGAAGGCGGCCAAGGCGGGCAGCCGGGGCAACGGCAGCAAAGCAGCCAGGATAAAGGACAATCAAGTGATCAGAGCGACCAAAAAAAAGTGGGCGGCGGCCAGGGCGATCAGGGTGGAGGCAAGAAGACAACGTTGCGTGTTACCACCCAGGATGGAAAAACAATGGAGATGCAAATAAACGGTGAAATAAAGAAGATTGAAACTATGGACGGCGCCGGAGGCGGCAAAAGCGATGGCGGCGACCAGGGTCAGGCTGGAAGTGGCGCCGGCGGCCAAGGCGGCAGCGGGAGTTAATCTGGTTATTTGTTGACAATTATGTTAAAATGCAATCTATAGAAAGTTCGCTAAAAACTAATGTATCGGTTCTAAATAGTACGAAAAAGGATGGTTAGTGATGCCGGATAGCTTTGTTCAAAATTTGTTTGCTGAGAGAATCGGGGGCCCGAAGTTTGGTAAGGACACGGTTATTTACAAGTTTGAAAAGATAAAACGCGCGAAAGCGGCAGCCAGAAAAAATCATCCAGGTGTTGAAATAATCGATCTGGGAGTCGGCGAACCTGACGAGATGGCTGATCAGGGGATTGTGGCAAAACTGTCCGAGGAGGCGGCGAAGCCCGAGAACAGGGGATATTCCGATAACGGAATACAGGAATTCAAGGATGTGGCGGCTAAATATCTGGAGACGGTTTACGGAGTAGAAGGTTTGAACCCCGAAACAGAAATAATCCACGGCATTGGTTCAAAGCCGGTGCTGGCCATGCTCCCGGCAGTGTTTATAAACCCTGGAGATATTACCATCATGCCGGTGCCGAATTACCCGGTGCTGGGGACCTTGACCAAGTGGTTCGGCGGGCAGGTGGTCAATCTTCCAATAACGCCGGAGAACGGGTTTTTCCCGGATATAGATTCCCTTGACCGGGA of Pelotomaculum isophthalicicum JI contains these proteins:
- a CDS encoding uracil-DNA glycosylase; the encoded protein is MNKVIYEDDFDLSEINSLEELQNMAGNCARCGLRGGCSGVVFGEGNPEARLMLIGEGPGADEDRLGRPFVGKAGQLLDKILAAVGLERFKHVFIANVVKCRPPGNRAPRPNEAESCLPWLYRQIELISPRIIVLLGGTALQNLVEPDARITIMRGKWLVSKSGIKIMPTYHPAALLRDTSKKRPVWEDFQKVRDEYLKL
- a CDS encoding DUF2508 family protein, with translation MDILSVIKLLSAKISGLIKKRADMPCEPTLMSVIESARRDWQQALKEMNHIDGELSDYVIFKINSAERHYMMLLKQAKQEGVTAWPAVPGKIAPTTLNTHP
- a CDS encoding DUF2508 family protein, translating into MNIKSVVKLLSGRIAGLTGMRVDGSHASKLALAVDGARRDWQQALQEFNYAEGDLVDSAILKINTAEKHYMTLLNQAKKEGAVAWPIKPGTHAPINSNTHP
- a CDS encoding substrate-binding domain-containing protein, whose protein sequence is MGDYKIKYKYFPLVIIMTMVLTFLCGCGGQGQAQKKPVSNNGNRQEVKIAVSLADLERDGNQIFKRTMSGRQGQGGQSGGQNDQGGQQGKQDQSQNQQAGEMVVPVQAGGGQGGQGSQGGQGQQVNITWLDAKNDSAKQEKDLDDLIKQKVRVVILQLVDPSAGPRLVRKLAQANIKVIALETLPANSPLDGYIASDHARTGELQSRYLLSAAQGRSAPLKAVVLQGDKNDQASREITSSLLENLKDQAQVQVVLVKDHPAGDPQMAKTTLEQALTSTNNQIDAILITDDRMGTGVAEVLKNRGLSKRIVTIGAGAGKQASQALAAGEHDAEVDVMPELMAQYAYDAAVGLATTGHWQYDKQIRNGDFDVPARITPVRLITRNESYLLEQRWGKPAAGQEGGQGGQPGQRQQSSQDKGQSSDQSDQKKVGGGQGDQGGGKKTTLRVTTQDGKTMEMQINGEIKKIETMDGAGGGKSDGGDQGQAGSGAGGQGGSGS